A genome region from Marasmius oreades isolate 03SP1 chromosome 5, whole genome shotgun sequence includes the following:
- a CDS encoding uncharacterized protein (BUSCO:EOG09262K8L), with amino-acid sequence MPKIPELPGTPVPYEQQSWLQSQVSALCEVGGNRFPGAQPVSFSKKDLERLENQDFWICEKSDGLRVLLFVHTNLQTKEQAVYLIDRHNTYRLVEGLFFPHHENPMNPLRNTIVDGELVVDTDPRTNADTVRYLVFDCLVVDHQNVMKRPLDKRYGRLNEWFYKPYARMMRDHPHMMQSQPFEIKIKPIQAAYNAEQVFNNEIPNLQHGNDGLIYTCVNTHYSPGTDPNILKWKPPSENSIDFKLLLRFPPSPTDPIKPDFHAKPVFLLQVWCGDQGGISKYEQFDDMYVTDDEWESIKRSGEQYDDRIVEVCWDSNIERWRMMRFRDDKPNGNHKSIVLKIIESIADGVEKDTLLSRCNTVRVAWKARVGQQAATQDVHNARTAPNKPRTDPIPQAEIRFGPLATPPWSKVSGPPTVMGFIR; translated from the exons ATGCCGAAAATACCTGAATTGCCCGGAACACCCGTTCCTTACGAGCAACAGTCGTGGCTTCAAAGCCAAGTCAGCGCTCTCTGCGAAGTTGGGGGTAACAG ATTTCCTGGGGCGCAACCCGTCAGTTTTAGTAAAAAAGACTTGGAAAGGCTAGAGAACCAGGA TTTTTGGATTTGCGAGAAATCCGATGGGCTCAGAGTCCTTCTGTTCGTGCACACCAACTTACAGACGAAAGAACAAGCCGTTTATCTA ATTGATCGCCACAATACCTATCGCCTCGTCGAAGGTCTATTCTTTCCTCACCATGAAAACCCGATGAACCCTCTGCGTAACACGATTGTCGACGGTGAATTGGTTGTGGACACAGATCCACGGACTAACGCC GATACTGTGCGGTATTTGGTTTTCGATTGCTTGGTTGTGGATCATCAGAATGTCATGAAGAGACCTCTCGATAAACGATATGGT AGGCTTAACGAATGGTTCTATAAACCTTACGCGAGGATGATGAGAGATCATCCTCATATGATGCAGTCCCAACCTTTCGA GATCAAAATCAAGCCAATTCAAGCAGCCTACAACGCGGAGCAAGTGTTCAACAACGAAATACCAAATTTACAACATGGTAACGATGGACTCATTTATACTTGTGTGAATACCCATTATTCTCCGGGGACGGACCCTAATAT ACTCAAATGGAAACCGCCATCCGAAAACTCGATAGACTTCAAACTTTTACTTCGCTTTCCTCCTTCACCCACAGACCCCATCAAACCGGATTTTCATGCAAAACCTGTGTTTTTGTTGCAAGTCTGGTGCGGTGATCAAGGCGGCATCTCGAAGTATGAACAATTTGACGATATGTATGTTACCGATGATGAATGGGAAAG CATTAAACGCTCGGGGGAGCAATATGACGACCGGATAGTGGAAGTATGTTGGGACTCCAACATCGAACGATGGCGCATGATGCGCTTTCGAGACGATAAGCCCAACGGGAACCACAAGAGTATCGTACTGAAAATCATTGAGAGTATTGCTGATGGTGTTGAAAAAGACACT CTTCTCTCCCGTTGTAATACCGTACGAGTAGCTTGGAAGGCTCGTGTGGGTCAGCAGGCTGCCACACAGGATGTTCATAATGCCAGGACAGCGCCCAACAAACCCCGCACAGATCCCATCCCGCAAGCTGAAATTCGCTTTGGCCCACTGGCAACGCCACCTTGGAGCAAAGTTTCTGGACCGCCAACAGTGATGGGTTTCATACGATAA
- a CDS encoding uncharacterized protein (BUSCO:EOG09264ZDZ) — protein MAHSIRFFTVSLLSNAWPRPGSGLARWHVRHIVCTSVPNSVPKVGAEEFRMQFSCNFTLYAYCIPTEASSFSLMSFLSKFLVGSVTLASSPFSLSGVGSIRTATKRAGGTISNHGGSPGKRLGVKKFSDEYVIPGNIIVRQRGTVFHPSQNVGIGRDHTIYALVPGYVRFYKEKYMRGERKYVGVVLNRGEKLPRDLAAHGRSRYLGLVNLSDQAPQGQTQHTVG, from the exons ATGGCTCACTCAATACGATTCTTTACTGTTTCTTTATTGTCTAATGCTTGGCCACGGCCTGGATCGGGGCTGGCCCGATGGCATGTCAGGCATATTGTTTGCACAAGTGTACCAAATTCCGTACCCAAAGTTGGTGCCGAGGAGTTTCGGATGCAATTTTCGTGCAATTTTACCCTTTACGCTTACTGTATACCGACCGAAGCTTCGTCTTTCTCGTTGATGTCCTTTCTGTCCAAGTTCCTAGTGGGCTCTGTGACGCTAGCCAGTAGCCCTTTTTCACTCTCTG GTGTTGGTTCAATTCGTACCGCTACCAAACGCGCTGGCGGAACAATATCCAATCATGGTGGTTCACCAGGTAAACGGTTGGGTGTTAAGAAGTTCTCTG ACGAGTATGTCATACCTGGAAACATAATCGTTCGTCAACGCGGCACAGTCTTCCACCCTTCTCAAAAC GTTGGCATAGGGAGAGACCACACTATATACGCTCTCGTGCCCGGTTACGTTCGGTTCTACAAGGAGAAATACATGCGCGGAGAGCGGAAATACGTCGGTGTCGTCCTCAACCGAGGTGAAAAACTTCCTCGAGATCTGGCTGCTCATGGACGTAGTCGCTACCTTGGTCTCGTCAACCTCAGCGATCAAGCTCCCCAAGGTCAGACACAACACACGGTTGGATGA
- a CDS encoding uncharacterized protein (BUSCO:EOG09264ZWF) — MVLLVTSDNEQFTADKEVVERSVLIKNMLEDVGESDQPIPLPNVSSAVLKKVLEYCEHHRGEPLPAPDADQSQDDTRKRTTDISEWDQKFITVDQEMLFEIILAANYLDIKSLLDVGCKTVANMIKGKTPEEIRKLFNIVNDFTPEEEAQIKKENEWAEDR, encoded by the exons ATGGTTCTCCTAGTTACTTCTGATAATGAGCAGTTCACCGCCGACAAGGAAGTCGTTGAACGCAGTGTTCTCATCAAGAACATGCTCGAGG ATGTCGGTGAATCGGACCAGCCCATTCCTCTCCCCAACGTTTCGTCTGCAGTGTTGAAaaag GTTCTTGAGTACTGTGAACACCATCGTGGCGAACCCCTACCTGCCCCCGATGCCGATCAGAGTCAAGATGACACGCGTAAACGCACGACCGATATCAGCGAGTGGGACCAGAAGTTCATCACTGTCGATCAGGAAATGCTCTTTGAGATTATACTCGCTGCGAACTACCTTGACATCAAGTCGCTGCT CGATGTCGGCTGCAAGACCGTTGCGAACATGATCAAAGGGAAGACACCAGAAGAAATTCGTAAGCTCTTCAATATCGTCAATGACTTCACTCCCGAAGAAGAG GCTCAAATCAAGAAGGAAAAT GAATGGGCTGAGGATCGGTAA